Within the Rhodopirellula bahusiensis genome, the region CACCGTACGGATCGTGAACGGGACTGACTTGCAGCAGAACATCTCGCGATACACTTCCATGGATCACTTTCATCGTACGAGTCACCGTGGTCTGCAATCGCAAACTATCCGCGACAGGACAAACAGCCGTTTCGTTGCCAGATTCCTCCACCATTCCGAGCGTATCGACATCCCAATGACGTCCGACCATCGCTTCGGCGGCCACACCAGTCATCCGAGCCAATGTTTCATTCCAGAAGGTGACTTGCCCTTCACTGTCAGTGAATGCGACTCCGTCTCGAAGTTGGTCACCAAGAGCTTGATAGTACGGCATGATTGCCGGCGTCTCGCCTTGCCAAGCCGCCGCAGATTGAACCAAAGCATTATCATGCAGCTCAGTCGGGTGGCCCGTTCGCATCGCTCCCAGGAAATCTGGCGAATTCGCGTCTAGCTTTTGCAACCACCGGTTCACAACACTGCTGTGCAACAACTCGGGACGACGTTCCAACATCGTCGCGAAATCTCGAGTCAGCTCTGGGTCGAATTGTGTTCCGCTGCCACGGAACAACTCCTGCAACGCTCGTTCACGACTGAGTGCCGAACGATAGACTTGATCCGTTGTCATCGCATCAAACGCACCGGCGATCGACATCATGCGTGCGCCCATCGGCAACGCGTCGCCGCGAACATGGTCTTCTTGTCGGCGTGAGTCGTACCAAACGCCGCAATACTTCACGATGTTCAGCAATGATTGGTCAGCGGTGCAACCACGCAGAATCTCGCAACCGAGTTCGGAGCAGCAATCCATCGTCAATTGTTCTTCGATACTGAGCTTGCCAGGCTTTCGAAGGATACGATCGGGGATTCCAATTTTGCCAATGTCGTGTAGCAACGCGGCGACTTCAATCCGATCTCGAACTTCGTCGGCCAATCCCAAACGCTCGCACCACGCCGAACACGCGAGAGCCACTCGCAAGCTGTGCGCAGCCGTGGGTGCGTGCTTGGTTCGCAAGGCGTAAAACAAAGACGTCGCCATGCCCAACCGAGCCATGGCCAAATGATTTTCAAACGGGCGAGTGTCTTCGGCAGTAGCGTTCGTATGCGAATCCGAAGTGGAATTTGCGTCCAACACGGGCTCGACCACACCGGGAAGCTGTCCCGTCGCGGCTTCACCCAATCCCATCAGCAACTCGCTCAATCGTGACGCCGAGTGGGCGGCGTCCGCCGGCGTTGCATCGGGTTTGGAATCACCAGTTTGTGGTGGATTTGCTTGTGCGAGATCGTTGTCCGCCACGTCCTTGGCGGGAGAGCGTACGGTTACGGGCACCATGGCTGGCATGCTGTGGTTGGCGAGATTGCTGGGAACCATTTGGTCGTTCATAGCCGGTATTCTGCGAGACATCGTTGTCGAGACGTGGAACCCTACGTTCCATTTTGCAACAGGCTGCCTGGGGTCCCCAATGCGGGGTCAATCCCTTGAATTTCGAGCTCACAGGAATCGGCAAAGTCCTCGCAATCGGAACTGCCCGCCCACCGAGTCCGAAGATGGCCGTCTGATTCGCCCGGAAAGGGAACTTTCTGCCGCAAATATCGGCTCCAATGGTTCGCGGTCGACGATTTGGGATGCCAAGCGTTGCAAACCCAATCTTCCGCGAAAAACTTGCCACCGAACCCCCGTCCATCTAACATGGTTACGCGGCTTGTGACGGACCCTCAGCCTTCAGTCCAGAGCCCACAGGCTCAAATCTTCTCATCTTCCGGACCATCACTGTGAGCCTATCCGACGTCGATCGTCAGCTACTGCAACGTTGTCTCGACCGGGAACCCCGGGCGTGGCAAGACTTCGTCGATCGATTTGTTGGCCTGGTTGTCCATGTCGTCAATCGGACCGCGATTGGCCGCAGCCTTTCGATGGACGAACCAACCCGAGATGACATGGTCGCGGAAGTGTTCCTGGTCATCGTTCGGCATGATTTTGCCGTGCTTCGACGCTTCCGACGGCAATGCTCGCTGGCGACTTACCTGACCATTGTTGCGCGACGCGTTGTGGTTCGCCGTTTGACTGCCACATCGGCGGCTTCTGGAAATCACCATCCGGCGTCATCCAACGGAAGCTCTTTGGCCAATGGAAATACCGTCAACGGGATCGCCAATGGTCACGCAGCACCAACGCAAATCAATGGTGAACTCCAGCGAATCGAAAACGCGGAAGAAGTCGAGCACCTGCTGATGCGTTTGGACCCCAAAGAAGCCAGCGTCGTGCGGATGTACCACTTGGAAGGCAAGTCGTACCAAGAGATCAGCCAAGCGGTCGGATTGAGCGAAAACACGATCGGTCCGCTGCTGCATCGCGCACGAGCCAAGATGGGTCGCGGCTGAGCACCCTCGATCGAGTGAACGACATTCTCGAGCGAAACTGCTAACCTGTTCGATCTCTTTCTTCGAACGATCGCAGTGAGTCCCCGGATGTCGTCGCCTTCTGAATCGCTCTCGACCACCGCCCATTCCACGTCTCCCAATGCCGAAATGGACCAAGCTCATTCGGTCCTCGAATCGGTCTGGGGTTATGACTCGTTCCGACCCTTGCAGGCCGATGCGGTTCAGGATGTGATCCGCGGCCGCGACAGCTTGGTCGTGCTCCCGACCGGCGGCGGCAAATCGCTGTGCTACCAAGTTCCCGCGCTCGTTCGCGATGGAATGTCCGTGGTCGTTTCACCTTTGATCTCGTTGATGAAGGATCAGGTCGACGCGTTGACCAGCAACGGTGTCTCGGCGGCTCTGGTCAACAGCACCCAATCGATGGAACAGAAACGAGAAACGGCGGAACGGATTCGTCGCGGTGAGATCAAGATTCTTTACCTGGCTCCGGAACGCTTGCTCACGCCCAAGACACTCGACTTTCTTCGCAGCCTGCCGATCTCCTTTTTCGCGATCGACGAAGCACACTGCGTCAGCAACTGGGGACACGACTTTCGTCCCGAGTACCGCGGCTTGCGAATTCTCAAGGAACAATTCCCATCCGCATCCGTGCACGCCTTCACCGCGACCGCCTCCGAACAAGTTCGCGATGACATTGCGGAACAACTGCAACTGCATGATCCGCGTGTATTGGTTGGTGACTTCGACCGCCCCAACCTGACGTATCGAATGATGCGTAGCGACGGCAAACTGAATCAGATTCAGCAGTGCATCCAGCAACACCCGGGCGAATCAGGCGTTGTGTACTGCATCACTCGCAAAGAAGTTGAACAAACCGCGGGCGCGCTGGAGGCCGTGGGCGTTCGAACACTCCCATATCATGCGGGACTCCCTGATGAAGTGCGCCAAGCGAACCAGGAAGCCTTCATCCAAGAGAAGGTCGACGTCATCGTGGCCACAGTCGCGTTCGGAATGGGGATCGACAAATCCAACGTGCGGTTTGTGATCCACGCCGGGATGCCCAAGTCGATCGAACACTACCAACAAGAAAGCGGCCGTGCCGGGCGTGATGGGCTCGCGGCCGAATGCGTCCTGATCCACAGCGGCGGCGACTTGATGTCGTGGAAACGGATCCTGGAAAACGGCGACCGCAACAACTTCCAATCCGCGATGAGTTCGGTTGAGTCGATGGCGGCGTTGTGCAACGGCGTGCAGTGCAGACACGCGTCACTGGTCGAATACTTTGGTCAGGAATACGACTCGGACAACTGCAACGCATGCGATGTTTGTCTCGGCGAACTC harbors:
- a CDS encoding sensor domain-containing diguanylate cyclase/phosphohydrolase — encoded protein: MNDQMVPSNLANHSMPAMVPVTVRSPAKDVADNDLAQANPPQTGDSKPDATPADAAHSASRLSELLMGLGEAATGQLPGVVEPVLDANSTSDSHTNATAEDTRPFENHLAMARLGMATSLFYALRTKHAPTAAHSLRVALACSAWCERLGLADEVRDRIEVAALLHDIGKIGIPDRILRKPGKLSIEEQLTMDCCSELGCEILRGCTADQSLLNIVKYCGVWYDSRRQEDHVRGDALPMGARMMSIAGAFDAMTTDQVYRSALSRERALQELFRGSGTQFDPELTRDFATMLERRPELLHSSVVNRWLQKLDANSPDFLGAMRTGHPTELHDNALVQSAAAWQGETPAIMPYYQALGDQLRDGVAFTDSEGQVTFWNETLARMTGVAAEAMVGRHWDVDTLGMVEESGNETAVCPVADSLRLQTTVTRTMKVIHGSVSRDVLLQVSPVHDPYGGGALVVVRDMSDRNKLQSQIQTLHKKATSDPLTGIANRAEFDSRLVRATADAKKNNVTFSLIICDIDHFKQVNDIHGHPAGDEALVQFARVLESHTRDEDLVARYGGEEFVFLAINSDNATAARRAEQIRKAIEVTPLDGLKGESVTVSFGVTEYQTGDAADTILARSDRALLQAKENGRNRVVQLGSGIHQDDEVDARPSWFRWLTSSKSDDSNEFQLVTPVPTDLAVEKLRGFISDHRAEIIQVTGNVVSLRIVAQGAGKGRRASDHQMTLHVLIHLNEKQGKRNRNDNSVTQTSMRVSIQPVRNRDRRSRDLQPCVREVLGSLKSYLMAEMVQNSDD
- the recQ gene encoding DNA helicase RecQ, translated to MSSPSESLSTTAHSTSPNAEMDQAHSVLESVWGYDSFRPLQADAVQDVIRGRDSLVVLPTGGGKSLCYQVPALVRDGMSVVVSPLISLMKDQVDALTSNGVSAALVNSTQSMEQKRETAERIRRGEIKILYLAPERLLTPKTLDFLRSLPISFFAIDEAHCVSNWGHDFRPEYRGLRILKEQFPSASVHAFTATASEQVRDDIAEQLQLHDPRVLVGDFDRPNLTYRMMRSDGKLNQIQQCIQQHPGESGVVYCITRKEVEQTAGALEAVGVRTLPYHAGLPDEVRQANQEAFIQEKVDVIVATVAFGMGIDKSNVRFVIHAGMPKSIEHYQQESGRAGRDGLAAECVLIHSGGDLMSWKRILENGDRNNFQSAMSSVESMAALCNGVQCRHASLVEYFGQEYDSDNCNACDVCLGELDVVEDPITLAQKILSCVVRLKERYGAGHTVKVLTGSRDQKVIQAGHDQLSTYNLLSNEGATAVRTWIEQLISQNHLIRTGEYQSLRLTASGRALLKREGTVTLTKVAAKSSSRRPAANESWEGVDRELFDHLRSLRSEMASERGVPAYVIFGDAVLRELARVRPTSIDKLTNIRGIGDRKREEFGQLFLDSIDQYCENNPLARDQSANASLPTASKPRASTTPNAAMVQASQLFREGHDVAEVAKKMDRAESTVSKYLSDYIQSEKITDPTQWVPADEVEAIRAALMAAEDERLRPVFEALDEKVSYEKIRIVATCMKNEMAIEDTDD
- a CDS encoding RNA polymerase sigma factor gives rise to the protein MSLSDVDRQLLQRCLDREPRAWQDFVDRFVGLVVHVVNRTAIGRSLSMDEPTRDDMVAEVFLVIVRHDFAVLRRFRRQCSLATYLTIVARRVVVRRLTATSAASGNHHPASSNGSSLANGNTVNGIANGHAAPTQINGELQRIENAEEVEHLLMRLDPKEASVVRMYHLEGKSYQEISQAVGLSENTIGPLLHRARAKMGRG